Proteins co-encoded in one Solanum stenotomum isolate F172 unplaced genomic scaffold, ASM1918654v1 scaffold28252, whole genome shotgun sequence genomic window:
- the LOC125851614 gene encoding uncharacterized protein LOC125851614 translates to MKTMKGKLLKKLKTMKTIGYLKPERVLFSNASDGYIHSSPQKLNSSRFNCQSPLTSVQKNVQSSVEDQEAEIIDVSELMKDLEDEEMEIEDDKENVRPVVVKVKKIENFISPLKPKNENFTTPLLDFDVSNFRRPDLDSGTLFDPNLLALFEEAVLVVKSQEEERKAKIEEKIFKPLEDDEEKEPPLKARKMEEIVDPLLEFEEKCPPGGCDSVILYTTGLRGIRKTFEDCHSIRFLLENFRVVFFERDISMHSEFKEELWRILDGKVVPPRLFVKGRYIGGADEVLTLHEQGKFRPLLEGIPIDNFQCPCEGCAGMRFIMCFKCNGSRKIVLDNDDDEIESMKCPECNENGLIVCPYCC, encoded by the coding sequence ATGAAGACTATGAAGGGAAAACTTCTCAAGAAATTGAAGACAATGAAAACAATTGGGTATCTGAAACCAGAAAGAGTCCTCTTTTCAAATGCATCAGATGGGTATATTCATTCTTCGCCACAAAAATTGAATTCTTCCAGATTTAACTGTCAATCTCCATTAACCTCTGTTCAGAAGAATGTTCAGAGCAGTGTAGAAGATCAAGAAGCTGAGATTATTGATGTTTCTGAGCTAATGAAGgatcttgaagatgaagaaatggaAATCGAAGACGATAAAGAGAACGTAAGGCCTGTTGTTGTAAAGGtgaaaaagattgagaattttATTAGCCCATTGAAGCCAAAGAATGAGAATTTTACAACCCCTTTATTAGACTTTGATGTATCAAATTTTAGGCGGCCCGATTTGGATTCAGGTACTCTGTTTGATCCTAATCTTCTTGCTTTATTTGAGGAAGCAGTCTTGGTAGTTAAATCTCAAGAAGAAGAGCGAAAGGCGAAAATTGAGGAAAAGATTTTCAAACCactagaagatgatgaagaaaaggaaccACCTTTAAAAGCTCgaaaaatggaagaaattgTAGACCCCTTATTGGAATTTGAAGAGAAATGTCCACCAGGAGGATGTGATTCAGTAATCCTCTACACAACTGGCCTTAGAGGGATACGAAAGACGTTCGAGGACTGTCATAGTATTCGATTTCTATTAGAGAATTTTCGTGTTGTGTTCTTCGAGAGGGACATTTCGATGCATTCTGAGTTTAAGGAGGAGTTGTGGAGAATCTTAGATGGGAAAGTGGTACCTCCAAGGCTGTTTGTTAAAGGTAGGTACATTGGTGGAGCTGATGAAGTATTGACATTGCATGAACAAGGGAAGTTTAGGCCACTTCTTGAAGGGATTCCAATTGATAATTTTCAATGTCCTTGTGAAGGATGTGCAGGAATGAGGTTTATAATGTGTTTTAAGTGCAATGGAAGTCGGAAAATTGTTCTTgacaatgatgatgatgagattGAGTCAATGAAATGCCCGGAATGTAATGAAAATGGATTGATTGTATGTCCttattgttgttga